The Besnoitia besnoiti strain Bb-Ger1 chromosome Unknown contig00014, whole genome shotgun sequence genome contains a region encoding:
- a CDS encoding uncharacterized protein (encoded by transcript BESB_026870) — MTPPVPPGAAAPSAAWDDSHEDGAVWMAEGERKVLRHGSPPDFPSLDGSEDGGDIAPPRDARKRERRQQPTSARPRRSSSFALRSMSRVSCFPQGTASTNPAGDGGPRFTCFVRRLSSPRWRAASLPAVAGSSASAATPGSVSSSLRLPSSVSACSSSALYEAPASSNLAAPGAQIFPASPGGGAETRFVLPSSSLPPPRLFSLLSLTSSVSAALLPGSPPAALAPSQGSGSSFLLFSADSSRSSPAEALSAPAPCTGLFSWTAFACGDLVGQAPGVCASCRGGWREGGPRHCDFVSAPVVAASPPPSPPGSEAEFPEAAAPFTPRNARSPSNEATIQLREECRSGRHAGSSAPSPPSAGAPVLEARGGERGEAEARPGEPDDAYYLKKVKFLGLDTCIVLQNKNGPCPLIAIANVLLLTGRLSLQEARPLLAAPAADRGRDGAGAGLLHAEGRGDFGQGASYVCHESSPPRGRERGAQCSVSGDRLIEQLGALLLQTREQKLESGGSEATVYSYHLQEVLDLLPQLRAGLDVNCAFRWPTAFEYTAAISLFDLFHIRLLHGWIPDLPASHVSRDAAGGSAARGGRGQDAPRCPCEACLLEQFTYNQLVERCIEYNELVEELHAAQSELCSETEQQQGHDGGRAAAGVGERGEDAAQAADRGTRAPEETGVRTETCGVASALAKGCLAGKAGEGGADAERTRGEESADAESLHERQREDATCEKAASAEPGDGEQTNSAVTGNFPLLDDACASESAASDERKRETRESEQADGHFAGAESSASVSSPSCPSLVDGDERRPGGAETGETGARKEEAAKVHEEKETHRESGGCVSPAGGALSARTGAEERNGVQGDGANSCEEDTHSASAALPGDQTCFEGSRVEGAGAARGTSPHTEGGGAEAGSRPHLQADLIDFEAKSPRVCASPSSGAAAGQRDSGSPAKAPAGKGTLLGRLTPLEVERRIAEGAILSCFLSATSSQLTERGLRLLSASCSCFEDATAASPGSPQAPDAGAAGSSRQGPPGAGARAKASRECSRRDCRCRCHGEAARSAPTAQSAVTAPLAASLECAGTSRSSAPSAAAAGASAGCGGGELSPLLSPFAPWAPEAGAEAGRGSEACCPACCRGEAVLQEFLPSVLFRNNHFLTVVRRGSALYGLATDASFLHAGSEAVWERIDDVWGDNAYCDENFRDADDRRRAQERARERLAAAGGRERDGWGDEADDAAAGPRSGDFQGRGDRDSRQWGAAYPRGSAARERESVERRRRDEEDFQLALQLQEEEERQASLRSTSSALNRPRHSASGTILREHAGAEASPARRMQSERPTRGLSERRQRERAAREDRGAGGCLSAVWRSKKYKEKVSGNRAAVRAGRAGKGGEGGVCGLALAPAPEEAAEEMGCGLRSAGPLLASRLQMGFLVVRL, encoded by the exons ATGACCCCCCCTGTccctccaggcgccgcggcgccgagtgCAGCCTGGGACGATTCTCACGAGGACGGGGCTGTGTGGATGGCTGAAGGGGAGAGGAAGGTGCTGCGGCACGGGTCGCCGCCTGATTTTCCATCGCTCGACGGATCTGAGGACGGTGGAGACATCGCCCCGCCACGAGACGCccgcaagagagagaggagacagcaacCCACTTCGGCTAGGCCTCGGCGTTCCTCGTCATTTGCTCTCCGCTCTATGTCTCGCGTATCGTGCTTCCCGCAGGGGACTGCTTCCACGAATCCAGCAGGAGATGGCGGACCGCGTTTCACGTGCTTCGTGAGACGCctttcgtctccgcgctggCGTGCCGCTTCTCTGCCTGCTGTCGCTGGTTCcagcgcttctgcagcgaccCCTGGCTCTGTTTCTTCGTCACTTCGCCTCCCTTCCTCTGTGAGCGCGtgttcctcctccgcgctgtATGAAGCTCCTGCGTCTTCGAatctcgcggcgcctggcgcacaGATCtttcctgcgtctcctggaggaggcgcggagactcgctTCGTGttgccgtcttcttctcttcctcctccccgtcttttctctcttctgtccTTGACCTCGTCAGTCTCGGCTGCCCTCCTTCCAGGctctccgcccgccgcgttgGCGCCTTCTCAGGGTTCCGGCTCCTCTTTTTTGCTCTTTTCTGCTGACTCTTCTCGGTCATCTCCAGCGGAGGcactctctgcgcctgctccaTGTACCGGTTTGTTTTCTTGGACGGCGTTCGCGTGCGGAGATCTGGTAGGGCAGGCCCCTGGCGTGTGCGCCtcgtgccgcggcggctggcgggaGGGGGGCCCGCGCCACTGCGacttcgtctccgcccctgttgtcgcggcttcgcctccgccctcgccgcctggGAGTGAGGCTGAGTTCCCTGAGGCTGCCGCTCCCTTCACGCCGAGAAACGCGCGCAGCCCCTCCAACGAAGCGACAattcagctgcgcgaggagtgTCGCAGTGGGCGCCACGCAGGCAGCTCTgcgccctctcccccctctgcgggcgcgccggtcctggaggcgaggggcggggagcgaggcgaggccgaggccaGGCCGGGCGAGCCAGATGACGCGTATTATCTGAAGAAAGTGAAGTTCCTCGGGCTCGACACATGCATCGTCTTGCAAAACAAAAACGGACCTTGCCCGCTCATTGCAATCGCCAATGTCCTCCTCCTCACAG gtcgcctgtcgctgcaggaggcgcggccgctgcttgctgcgcccgccgcagaccgcggccgcgacggcgcgggcgctggccTGCTGCACGCAGAGGGGCGAGGGGACTTTGGGCAGGGGGCGTCGTATGTGTGCCACGAGAGTTCTCCCCCGcgaggcagggagagaggcgctcAGTGCAGCGTCTCAGGCGACCGGCTCATTGAGCAGCTCGGCGCGCTcttgctgcagacgcgtgaACAAAAACTCGAGAGCGGAGGCTCCGAGGCGACGGTGTACAGCTACCATTTGCAGGAG GTGTTGGATCTGCTGCCGCAGTTGCGAGCGGGGCTCGACGTGAactgcgccttccgctggcCGACTGCGTTCGAGTATACGGCGGCTATTTCGCTGTTTGACCTCTTCCACATTCGCCTGCTCCACGGCTGGATTCCCGATCTCCCCGCCTCGCACGTCTcgagggacgcggcggggggctcggcggcgcgggggggccGAGGgcaggacgcgccgcgctgccccTGCGAGGCCTGCCTCCTGGAGCAGTTCACCTACAATCAGCTGGTGGAGCGCTGCATCGAGTACAACGAACTCGTGGAGGAGCTGCAcgctgcgcagagcgaaCTGTGCTCGGAGactgagcagcagcaggggcacgacggcggccgcgccgcggcaggcgttggagagcgaggggaagacgccgcgcaggccgcagacCGGGGAACGCGCGCACCGGAAGAGACAGGGGTGCGGACAGAGACatgcggcgtcgccagcgccctcGCGAAAGGCTGCCTTGCCGGAAAAGCtggcgaggggggggcagacgcggagaggacacgcggagaagagtCCGCGGACGCTGAAAGTCTCcacgagaggcagcgagaagacgccacgtgcgagaaggcggcgtcAGCGGAGCCCGGTGACGGAGAACAAACAAATTCGGCTGTCACTGGGAACTTTCCGCTGCTTGATGATGCGTGCGCCTCGGAGAGCGCAGCCAGCGACGAGCGGAaacgagagacacgcgagagcGAACAGGCAGACGGCCACTTTGCCGGCGCAGAGTCGTCTGCTTCtgtctcgtcgccttcgtgccCCTCTCTagtcgacggcgacgagcgaaggccgggcggcgcggagaccggagagacgggcgcgaggaaggaggaagcggccaAAGTAcacgaggagaaagagacacacCGGGAGAGTGGAGGCTGTGTCAGTCCTGCGGGAGGAGCCTTGTCGGCTAGAACTGGAGCGGAAGAACGCAACGGAGTGCAGGGAGACGGAGCGAACTCTTGTGAAGAAGACACTCACTCAGCCTCTGCCGCTTTGCCGGGAGACCAGACGTGCTTTGAAGGCTCTCGAGTGGAGGGCGCGGGTGCCGCAAGGGGGACCTCGCCGCACACAGAGGGCGGAGGGGCTGAGGCGGGCAGTCGCCCTCACCTTCAAGCAGACCTCATTGACTTTGAGGCGAAatcgcctcgcgtctgcgcctctccgtcctcgggcgcggcggcgggccaGAGGGACTCTggctcgccggcgaaggcgccggctGGGAAGGGCACCCTGCTCGGCCGCTTGACGCCTCTGGAGGTGGAGAGGCGAatcgcggaaggcgcgatTCTGTCGTGTTTTTTGTCCGCGACCTCTTCGCAGCTCACCGAGCGTGGACTGCGCCTGCTCTCCGCATCGTGCAGCTGCTTCGAGGACGCcactgccgcgtcgcctggaTCGCCTCAAGCGCCTGATGCCGGGGCGGCAGGAAGCTCACGGCAGGGACCTccgggggcgggcgcgcgggccaAGGCGTCCCGAGagtgcagccgcagagactgccgctgccgctgccacGGGGAGGCCGCTCGCtcagcgccgacggcgcagtCCGCGGTCACGGCGCCCCTCGCAGCGTCTCTGGAGTGCGCCGGGACTTCAcggtcttccgcgccgtcggcggctgcagcgggcgcaTCCGCGGGGTGCGGAGGGGGTGAgttgtctccgctgctgtctccgttCGCGCCCTGGGCGCCcgaggcgggggcggaggcggggcgcGGGAGCGAGGCGTGCTGCCCGGCGTGCTGCCGAGGAGAGGCCGTCCTGCAGGAGTTTTTGCCTTCAGTGCTGTTTCGAAATAACCACTTTCTCACAGtggtgcggcgcggcagcgcgctgTACGGGCTCGCGACCGACGCTTCGTTTCTGCacgcaggcagcgaggccgtgTGGGAGCGGATCGACGACGTGTGGGGCGACAACGCGTACTGCGACGAGAACTtcagagacgccgacgaccgCCGACGGGCCCAGgagcgcgcacgcgagagactcgcggccgcgggcggcagagagagagacggctggggcgacgaggcggacgacgcagcggctggcccgcgcagcggcgacttccaggggcgcggagacagagattCGAGGCAGTGGGGAGCTGCGTACCCGCGCGggagcgcagcgagagagcgggagagtgtggagagaaggcggagagacgaagaagacttTCAACTCGCGTTGCAGCttcaggaagaagaagagcgacag GCGTCGCTCCGGTCCACATCGTCCGCGCTCAACCGGCCGCGGCATTCCGCATCGGGAACTATCCTTCGAGagcacgcgggcgccgaggcgtcgcccgcgcggcgcatgcagtctgAAAGGCCCACCCGCGGCCTCAGCGAGCGGAGGCAACGAGAAagggccgcgcgagaagacagaggcgcgggaggaTGCTTAAGCGCCGTGTGGAGAAGCAAGAAATACAAGGAGAAAGTAAGCGGCAATCGCGCTGCGGTCCGCGCAGGGAGggcggggaaggggggggaagggggagtGTGCGGCCTggctctcgcgcccgcgcctgagGAAGCAGCTGAGGAGATGGGGTGTGGGCTGCGCTCGGCTGGCCCTCTGCTTGCTTCTCGCCTTCAGATGGGCTTTCTTGTCGTTCGCTTGTGA
- a CDS encoding uncharacterized protein (encoded by transcript BESB_026880) produces MRPASLGSCLRAAAAVALCVCTGVAVVSAAAEGLRPRRLDFWNSAVQMGTQFVMYPEMEKMLEQQSLALKNILRGADTRDLKIQTYVHPESCMVVFDTIADQDNGDNMNLGLIDANSIEVVFSYGEHQGQLRYTERRQESMQFLKFATKHVQRFEVPRGCVGTANAH; encoded by the coding sequence ATGCGGCCTGCTTCGCTGGGCTcatgcctgcgcgccgcggccgcggtcgcgcttTGCGTGTGCacgggcgtcgccgtcgtcagcgcggcggcggagggcctgcggccgcgtcgtctggATTTTTGGAATTCGGCGGTGCAGATGGGCACGCAGTTTGTGATGTATCCGGAGATGGAGAAGATGTTGGAGCAGCAGTCGCTGGCTTTGAAGAACATCTTGCGCGGGGCGGACACGCGCGACCTGAAGATTCAAACCTACGTCCACCCCGAGAGCTGCATGGTCGTTTTTGACACGATTGCCGATCAGGACAACGGCGACAACATGAATCTAGGGCTGATTGACGCGAACTCGATTGAAGTCGTCTTCAGCTACGGCGAGCACCAGGGGCAGCTGCGCTACACGGAGCGGCGCCAAGAAAGCATGCAGTTCCTCAAGTTCGCGACTAAGCACGTCCAGCGCTTCGAGgtcccgcgcggctgcgtgggCACCGCCAACGCGCACTAG
- a CDS encoding uncharacterized protein (encoded by transcript BESB_026890) yields MALASFIQRRMEEEGRNYYEVLDWFETPTPPHRMIFDVERCLMHFRFSTLEPQLSTVSWLKNRQGVRVDVREVNGEIIARKTAIASGCGAMKVEDIEVAQKALEDGSYKLLVLFKPVDQHENRFNDTVTIPRERDIRPARNYDYYNEEQLDFIDYFPDHKVIPLDVMGRLRME; encoded by the coding sequence ATGGCGCTCGCGAGCTTCATCCAGCGCCGCatggaggaggaaggccggAACTACTACGAAGTCCTCGACTGGTTCGAGACCCCGACTCCGCCTCACCGCATGATCTTCGACGTCGAGCGCTGCCTGATGCACTTCCGCTTCAGCACACTCGAGCCGCAGTTGAGCACCGTCTCCTGGCTGAAAAACCGCCAGGGCGTGCGCGTGGACGTCCGCGAGGTGAACGGCGAAATCATCGCGAGAAAAACCGCGATTGCCAGCGGATGCGGCGCCATGAAAGTCGAAGACATCGAAGTCGCCCAGAAAGCTCTCGAGGACGGATCCTACAaactcctcgtcctctttaAACCAGTGGACCAACACGAAAACCGCTTCAACGACACCGTCACCATCCCCAGAGAACGCGACATCCGCCCAGCGAGAAACTACGACTACTACAACGAAGAGCAACTCGACTTCATCGACTACTTCCCAGATCACAAAGTTATCCCCCTCGACGTCATGGGCCGCCTCAGAATGGAGTGA